The following are encoded together in the Pseudoalteromonas shioyasakiensis genome:
- a CDS encoding thioredoxin family protein → MRTPLLPWFILWVTIPIIIFFLFIMPAYASDGQFYQRAQEGWFWYQVIPEPAESEEPIKPESGVMEPTKEELKPFSAAWFREHMQSFMDKAIDEPTNENVRAYLYLQRVMMDKGSQFADVSQQVVMGDPVLDEISRRPLATYAANRMDREAGAQRDVALGEVAKRAGLFFFYRSDCPYCHAQAPIIESMASNYGFEVFAIAVDGLPLPGGEFPNYKVDSGQAQSLSVTTVPAVFLVDPPNVITPIGQGAMSLDELNNRIILAAHQAGWIDDQTYYATRPVQPGVSLAMSAQELNEKILQDPEFLVRYLRAQGGL, encoded by the coding sequence ATGAGAACGCCTTTGTTACCTTGGTTCATCCTATGGGTGACCATCCCAATCATTATTTTCTTTCTATTCATCATGCCCGCCTATGCTAGTGATGGGCAATTCTATCAGCGTGCTCAGGAAGGCTGGTTTTGGTATCAGGTCATTCCTGAGCCAGCGGAGTCTGAAGAGCCTATAAAGCCGGAATCTGGAGTCATGGAGCCCACAAAGGAAGAGCTAAAACCCTTCAGTGCCGCATGGTTTCGTGAGCACATGCAGTCGTTCATGGACAAGGCAATTGATGAGCCGACGAATGAGAACGTCAGAGCCTATCTGTATCTCCAGCGCGTCATGATGGATAAGGGCTCACAGTTTGCTGATGTTAGCCAGCAGGTGGTCATGGGCGATCCAGTTTTGGATGAAATCAGTCGCAGACCCTTGGCAACCTATGCTGCCAATCGGATGGATCGAGAAGCTGGCGCTCAACGGGATGTTGCTTTAGGTGAGGTAGCAAAACGAGCTGGCTTGTTCTTCTTCTATCGTTCGGATTGCCCTTACTGCCACGCTCAAGCGCCTATCATCGAGTCAATGGCTTCGAACTACGGTTTCGAGGTGTTTGCTATTGCTGTCGATGGCTTGCCTTTACCGGGTGGAGAATTTCCTAATTACAAAGTCGATTCAGGACAAGCACAATCGTTGTCCGTTACGACTGTTCCTGCGGTCTTCTTAGTAGACCCGCCTAATGTCATCACTCCGATTGGCCAGGGCGCAATGAGCCTTGATGAGCTTAATAATCGAATCATTCTTGCAGCCCATCAAGCCGGTTGGATTGACGATCAAACTTACTATGCCACCAGACCTGTTCAGCCCGGCGTTTCACTCGCGATGTCAGCTCAAGAGCTTAACGAGAAGATATTACAGGACCCTGAGTTCCTTGTTCGCTATCTGCGTGCACAAGGAGGGTTATAA
- a CDS encoding 5-methylcytosine restriction system specificity protein McrC: MLFEYFIRKLIKRDGLRLLGKFEQRQQIASGALSGYMRKLEPDLVIEIDESLFVFDVKYKAFDSQFGVKREDLFQLHTYIGQYGNVAAIKGCGFIYPISEERWASLNLEKTQGVISDIIHRQGQEIPFHVLFLKIPEDTYIDFNRKMKEQYSIFINALYSKVFNR, from the coding sequence ATGTTGTTTGAATATTTCATTCGTAAGCTCATCAAGCGAGATGGGCTACGCCTGCTAGGTAAGTTCGAGCAACGTCAGCAAATAGCATCTGGTGCTCTCAGTGGTTATATGAGAAAACTTGAACCTGATCTTGTTATAGAAATCGATGAGAGTTTATTCGTATTTGATGTGAAGTATAAAGCATTTGATTCACAATTTGGGGTGAAGCGTGAAGATCTTTTTCAGCTACATACTTACATAGGGCAGTATGGAAATGTTGCCGCAATCAAGGGATGTGGATTTATTTACCCTATATCAGAAGAACGATGGGCTTCACTTAACCTTGAAAAAACACAGGGTGTGATTTCAGATATTATTCACCGGCAAGGACAAGAGATACCGTTCCATGTGCTTTTTCTAAAAATCCCTGAAGATACGTATATTGATTTTAATAGGAAAATGAAAGAGCAGTACAGCATTTTTATTAATGCCCTTTATTCTAAGGTTTTTAATCGGTGA
- a CDS encoding zinc-dependent alcohol dehydrogenase family protein encodes MTTAGLTAWRALVVDGGIKPGNTVLVLGSGGVSVFACQLAKSLGATVFATSSSNDKLQQYKELGADHLINYKEDPEWGKTVRKLTNGRGVDHVIEVGGPGTLPQSINAVAIAGHIALIGVLTGNEGEVPTAKLMAKQARLQGLIVGSCDNQKDFVRALEANGVKPVIDKTFALEELADAFRYEESGKHFGKICIEF; translated from the coding sequence TTGACGACTGCGGGGTTAACGGCTTGGCGCGCTCTGGTTGTTGATGGTGGCATTAAGCCGGGCAATACGGTATTGGTGCTCGGCAGTGGTGGCGTATCCGTATTTGCCTGCCAGTTAGCGAAGAGCCTGGGCGCAACAGTATTTGCTACATCGTCTTCTAATGACAAACTTCAACAATATAAAGAGCTTGGAGCGGATCATCTGATTAACTACAAAGAAGACCCAGAATGGGGCAAAACGGTTCGTAAATTAACCAATGGCCGTGGTGTCGACCATGTGATTGAAGTTGGCGGTCCTGGCACCTTGCCACAATCTATCAATGCGGTGGCGATAGCGGGGCACATTGCGTTAATTGGTGTGCTGACCGGAAATGAAGGTGAAGTCCCAACTGCTAAATTAATGGCTAAGCAAGCCCGGTTACAGGGTTTAATTGTTGGCAGCTGTGACAACCAGAAAGACTTTGTGCGTGCTTTAGAAGCTAACGGTGTGAAGCCGGTAATTGATAAAACCTTTGCTCTGGAAGAATTAGCGGATGCGTTCCGTTATGAGGAGTCCGGCAAGCACTTCGGCAAAATTTGCATAGAGTTTTAG
- a CDS encoding alcohol dehydrogenase catalytic domain-containing protein has translation MTKKIKALRLKKPFGLDNIQVTEMEDPGQPGPGEIRVKVKASSLNFHDYGVASGFIPTEDGRIPMSDGAGVVEAVGEGVEEFAVGDNVVSTFFPYWQSGPAPVGDFHNTPVMALMATLAKLWCVRLSSLPISRRVIVILNQPL, from the coding sequence ATGACTAAGAAGATCAAAGCGCTACGACTCAAAAAACCGTTTGGTCTGGATAATATTCAGGTAACCGAAATGGAAGACCCTGGCCAGCCTGGTCCGGGAGAAATTCGCGTTAAAGTTAAAGCAAGCTCGCTTAACTTTCATGACTACGGCGTAGCGTCTGGTTTTATTCCAACGGAAGATGGGCGCATTCCGATGTCTGATGGCGCAGGTGTTGTTGAAGCCGTTGGCGAAGGAGTGGAAGAATTCGCGGTAGGGGACAATGTTGTTTCTACCTTTTTCCCTTACTGGCAAAGTGGCCCGGCACCAGTGGGCGACTTTCACAACACGCCGGTGATGGCATTGATGGCTACGCTCGCGAAGTTGTGGTGCGTCCGACTCAGTTCTTTACCCATCAGCCGAAGGGTTATAGTCATACTGAATCAGCCACTTTGA
- a CDS encoding oleate hydratase produces the protein MANPNIPGFEVRKTAPEGFEHEPDATSGYWHHRPQNTLPPHDFIGPYARHRPLPTPGVEKRKAYIVGGGIGGLAAAFYLIRDAHMPPENITILEEMAVEGGSMDGSGNPEDGYIVRGGREMNWNYDTLWDMFQDVPAVELPEGYSVLDEYRMVNDNDPNYSKARLMHNCGEIMDFTDFGLSKSQQREMLRLLLKRKEELDDITIEEYFSTGFLESNFWSLFRSMFAFKNCHSLLETKLYMHRFLDSIDGFGDMSVLVFPKYNQFDTFIKPLANMLRDKGVKFQLNTRVYDLEMTESSGKKTVTGILCAVAGEEQRIDVADGDLVFALTGSMTENTAYGDMNTVPDLKVDRHDPGENSGWSLWKNLAEKSPVFGKPEKFYGDVDQSIWESATLTCKSSPLVDKLTELSVNDPYSGRTVTGGIITFTDSNWFLSVTINRQPHFPGQPEDTLVVWVYGLLMDKDGNFVKKPMPQCTGKEILAELCHHLGIEDELEAVAARTKVRTALMPYITAQFMKRAAGDRPQPVPEGCTNLGLVGQFVETRNDIIFTMETSIRTARVGVYKLLNIPKQVPDISPTQYDIRNMIKGARAMNNGKPFMGERLLHWFLDKTYFAHILPPLPDSESSKHEMLAQEVGEILSKGSEAVKGVGAWITKLRGSFSNKDK, from the coding sequence ATGGCCAACCCAAATATTCCAGGCTTCGAGGTTAGAAAAACTGCACCCGAGGGATTCGAGCACGAACCCGACGCAACTTCCGGTTACTGGCATCATCGACCACAAAACACGTTGCCCCCGCATGATTTCATCGGCCCCTATGCAAGACATCGCCCCTTACCTACCCCGGGCGTGGAAAAACGAAAAGCCTATATCGTTGGTGGTGGTATTGGTGGTCTGGCCGCTGCCTTTTACTTAATCCGGGATGCACATATGCCGCCAGAAAACATCACTATTCTGGAAGAAATGGCGGTCGAAGGTGGCTCCATGGACGGTTCTGGCAATCCGGAAGACGGTTATATCGTTCGCGGGGGCCGTGAAATGAACTGGAACTACGACACTCTGTGGGATATGTTTCAGGACGTACCCGCGGTCGAATTGCCTGAAGGATATTCAGTCCTCGATGAATACCGAATGGTTAACGACAACGACCCTAATTACTCGAAAGCCCGGTTAATGCATAACTGCGGAGAGATCATGGATTTCACCGACTTTGGTCTCTCGAAATCCCAGCAGCGTGAAATGTTACGGCTGCTCCTTAAACGCAAAGAAGAACTCGATGATATCACCATTGAGGAATACTTCAGCACAGGCTTTCTTGAAAGCAATTTTTGGTCGCTTTTCCGCAGTATGTTTGCCTTTAAGAACTGTCATAGCTTATTAGAAACTAAGCTCTATATGCATCGTTTCCTCGATTCCATTGACGGATTTGGTGACATGTCGGTTCTTGTCTTCCCGAAATACAACCAGTTCGATACTTTCATTAAACCGTTAGCTAATATGCTACGCGATAAAGGCGTAAAATTTCAGTTGAATACCCGCGTGTATGACCTCGAGATGACGGAGTCTAGCGGCAAAAAAACAGTTACGGGGATACTCTGTGCCGTAGCAGGCGAAGAGCAACGCATTGACGTAGCAGATGGCGACCTGGTCTTTGCACTCACCGGGTCAATGACAGAAAACACCGCCTATGGTGACATGAATACTGTGCCAGATTTGAAGGTAGACCGTCATGATCCAGGCGAGAACAGCGGTTGGAGCCTCTGGAAAAATCTTGCCGAAAAATCCCCCGTATTTGGTAAACCAGAGAAATTTTACGGTGACGTTGATCAATCGATATGGGAATCCGCAACGCTAACCTGTAAATCCTCTCCTCTGGTGGATAAATTGACGGAGCTTTCGGTCAACGATCCTTATTCAGGGCGAACAGTGACGGGTGGAATCATCACCTTCACCGATTCTAATTGGTTTCTGAGTGTCACCATCAACCGTCAGCCACATTTCCCGGGCCAACCTGAAGATACGTTGGTAGTTTGGGTATATGGCCTGCTGATGGACAAGGACGGAAATTTTGTGAAAAAACCTATGCCGCAATGCACAGGTAAAGAGATTCTCGCGGAACTCTGTCATCATCTCGGCATAGAAGACGAACTGGAAGCAGTTGCGGCCAGAACAAAAGTCCGCACCGCCCTCATGCCCTACATTACCGCTCAATTTATGAAACGTGCGGCCGGAGACCGACCTCAGCCAGTACCTGAAGGGTGTACCAATCTGGGTCTAGTCGGGCAATTCGTTGAGACTCGAAACGACATTATTTTTACTATGGAAACTTCCATTCGCACGGCACGTGTTGGAGTCTATAAGCTACTCAACATTCCTAAACAGGTACCGGATATTAGCCCAACACAATATGACATCCGAAACATGATTAAAGGTGCAAGGGCGATGAATAATGGTAAACCCTTTATGGGCGAACGTCTGTTACACTGGTTCCTCGATAAGACTTATTTTGCTCATATCCTACCCCCCTTACCAGATTCTGAGAGCTCTAAACATGAAATGCTGGCACAGGAAGTCGGAGAGATTTTGAGTAAAGGAAGCGAGGCAGTCAAAGGGGTTGGAGCTTGGATTACCAAGCTTCGCGGCAGCTTTTCTAATAAAGATAAGTAA
- a CDS encoding TetR/AcrR family transcriptional regulator: MTYTARRLTRREQQEQTRVRLIDAANRMFAEGGIIAASLRNLCARAGFSQGAFYSNFTSKDELLLSVIERHIQQEVSLMQELVSKSDSEGIDGALDRLAYRLSELARDLQWSLLSVELQLHSRRDPSFAERSEKVKMASLREFSILLENLINRHNLTPVMPVFDLARGLYALWSGLALQGSIKEALPRDQVFLSFLRNMIVTPST, translated from the coding sequence ATGACGTATACGGCTCGGCGCCTAACGAGGCGTGAACAACAAGAGCAAACCCGTGTTCGCCTAATTGACGCCGCCAATCGCATGTTCGCAGAAGGAGGAATAATTGCCGCCTCTCTGCGAAACCTCTGTGCACGTGCGGGTTTTTCTCAGGGAGCGTTTTACTCGAACTTTACGAGCAAAGACGAACTCTTGCTCTCAGTCATCGAGAGACATATCCAACAGGAAGTCTCACTCATGCAAGAGCTAGTATCTAAATCAGATAGCGAGGGTATTGATGGAGCATTGGATCGATTAGCCTACCGCTTGTCGGAGCTGGCGCGTGATCTACAATGGTCGCTTCTCTCCGTTGAACTACAACTTCATTCCCGACGCGACCCGAGTTTCGCTGAGCGTAGTGAAAAAGTTAAAATGGCGAGTCTCCGAGAATTTTCTATTCTGTTGGAAAACCTGATTAATCGTCACAATCTGACCCCAGTTATGCCAGTTTTTGATCTCGCGAGAGGTCTATACGCACTCTGGTCAGGACTAGCATTACAAGGATCGATTAAGGAAGCGTTGCCCCGAGATCAGGTGTTCCTCTCTTTTTTACGTAACATGATCGTCACGCCGAGTACTTAA
- a CDS encoding ABC transporter permease, whose translation MQENGYIHFNQAEGRDCLTLGGDWTIAHYIDLKKQLANLGDVPQSVTCNIESMKKLDTAGVQLLYRALGEHKLRQLPLTEQQHNLIDTVINACSNQEPPLPPKSNGFVKMLERIGIFSSNLYRNQRDLLGFMGATLQSAAQVIGRPSRWRVTAFVAQLEETGLNALPIVALLTFLVGAVVAFLGATVLSDFGASIYTINLVGFSFLREFAVLLTAIMLAGRTASAFTAQLGSMKANEEIDALRAQGLNPLELLVLPRVLAMLVSLPALTLVAMASGIGGGMVISALTLDISPALFLHIFERDTGINHFWVGMIKAPVFAFVIAIIGCNEGFKVSGSAQSVGEHTTSSVVQSIFMVILLDALFALFFMEINW comes from the coding sequence ATGCAGGAAAACGGCTATATTCATTTTAATCAGGCTGAAGGTCGCGATTGTTTAACCTTGGGTGGAGACTGGACAATTGCCCATTACATTGACCTAAAAAAACAGCTGGCTAACCTGGGTGACGTACCGCAGTCAGTAACTTGCAATATTGAGTCGATGAAAAAACTCGATACTGCGGGAGTACAGTTATTATACCGCGCCTTAGGTGAGCACAAGTTACGCCAATTGCCTTTAACTGAGCAACAACACAATCTGATTGATACAGTTATTAATGCCTGCAGTAATCAGGAGCCGCCGTTGCCCCCCAAAAGTAACGGCTTTGTCAAAATGCTCGAACGGATCGGCATCTTCAGCTCAAATCTCTATCGCAACCAGCGCGACTTACTTGGATTTATGGGCGCTACCCTGCAAAGCGCCGCTCAAGTGATTGGACGTCCGTCACGTTGGCGAGTAACCGCTTTTGTAGCGCAGCTAGAGGAAACCGGTTTAAACGCGTTGCCTATCGTGGCGCTATTAACCTTTTTGGTCGGCGCGGTAGTTGCTTTTTTAGGTGCAACCGTGCTCAGCGATTTCGGTGCCAGTATATACACCATAAACTTGGTCGGCTTTTCCTTTTTACGCGAATTTGCTGTTTTACTTACCGCAATTATGCTTGCCGGGAGAACAGCCAGTGCTTTTACCGCTCAGCTTGGTTCAATGAAAGCTAATGAAGAAATTGATGCGTTACGTGCCCAGGGACTGAATCCACTTGAACTCCTCGTGTTACCGCGAGTGCTTGCTATGCTTGTCAGTTTGCCGGCTTTGACTCTTGTTGCGATGGCGTCGGGTATTGGCGGAGGTATGGTAATTTCCGCTCTGACATTGGATATTTCGCCAGCGCTTTTCCTCCATATATTTGAGCGCGATACCGGAATAAATCACTTCTGGGTAGGAATGATCAAAGCCCCGGTGTTTGCCTTTGTAATTGCGATTATTGGCTGTAACGAAGGCTTTAAAGTCAGCGGCAGCGCGCAGTCAGTTGGGGAACACACGACCTCCAGTGTGGTTCAATCAATCTTTATGGTAATTTTGCTCGACGCTCTGTTTGCTCTTTTCTTTATGGAGATTAACTGGTGA
- a CDS encoding ABC transporter ATP-binding protein — translation MSDIAIAVRNLRNQFGQHVVHEGLDLDVYRGEVLTVVGGSGSGKSVLMRSILGLTQPTAGSIQIYGEDVLRLSAAERQRVDRNTGVLFQKGALFSSLNVRENIALPLREHLGMNANDAGDIASLKLALVGLDAQTAETMPQSLSGGMIKRVALARALALDPDILFLDEPTAGLDPIGAGEFDSLLQTLQQALGLTVFLVTHDLDSIYQVSDRVAVLSQKKVLVVDTLDKVAAYQDRWVQAYFHGPRGRAVSNQQMRPEHGN, via the coding sequence GTGAGTGACATAGCTATAGCCGTGCGCAACCTGCGTAATCAGTTTGGCCAACATGTGGTACACGAGGGGCTTGATCTCGATGTCTATCGAGGCGAGGTACTAACAGTGGTCGGCGGCTCTGGCTCGGGCAAATCAGTGTTAATGCGCAGCATTTTGGGGCTAACCCAACCGACTGCTGGCAGCATTCAAATCTATGGCGAGGATGTACTACGACTCTCTGCCGCTGAGCGCCAACGAGTCGATAGAAATACCGGGGTACTCTTCCAAAAAGGCGCGCTTTTCTCGTCATTAAATGTGCGTGAAAATATCGCACTGCCCTTGCGTGAACACCTAGGAATGAACGCCAATGACGCCGGTGATATCGCCTCGCTTAAACTGGCTCTGGTCGGGCTGGATGCACAAACGGCGGAGACGATGCCGCAATCATTATCCGGTGGTATGATAAAACGAGTTGCCTTAGCCCGCGCACTCGCTCTGGATCCGGATATTTTGTTTTTAGACGAGCCTACAGCAGGGCTTGACCCTATTGGAGCCGGTGAATTTGATTCGCTGTTACAGACACTGCAACAAGCACTTGGATTGACTGTGTTTTTGGTCACTCACGATTTGGATAGTATTTATCAGGTTAGTGATCGGGTGGCGGTATTGTCGCAGAAAAAAGTACTGGTAGTGGATACTCTTGATAAAGTCGCCGCGTATCAGGATCGCTGGGTACAAGCTTATTTTCACGGCCCGAGAGGCAGAGCTGTAAGTAATCAACAAATGAGGCCAGAACATGGAAACTAA
- a CDS encoding MlaD family protein codes for METKAHHVLIGSFVLIISAAFISVVLWLGKASIDSDYAYYEVVFNDEVSGLNPGSAVEYSGIKVGDVVNLRLDPNDPRVVRVRIRVTTDTPVKDDTGARLGLANITGNALIRLYGGSPDSSPLKGTEKKPALIVADRSALNKLFANSESLLQNVNLFVQNINSMFSEENTQRVAATLSNVESITTALAAREDDLQGIAEGLHQTIEESRKSMAAFTRFADQGQQLLDRHGDETFIEMQKTLQAMQKGSKELTRIMNENEESLEESVRGLKEVGPAAQELQRTLRVINRIAERLEEEPGSFLLRRGQVEEVEK; via the coding sequence ATGGAAACTAAAGCACATCATGTGTTAATCGGCAGTTTTGTGCTGATTATAAGCGCAGCTTTTATCAGTGTCGTCCTATGGCTGGGTAAAGCCAGTATCGACAGTGATTATGCCTATTACGAAGTTGTTTTCAACGATGAGGTTAGCGGCTTGAATCCCGGTAGTGCGGTGGAATACAGCGGCATTAAAGTCGGCGATGTGGTTAATCTGCGCTTGGATCCTAACGACCCAAGGGTGGTACGTGTACGCATTCGGGTGACTACAGATACACCGGTTAAAGATGACACCGGCGCACGGCTGGGGCTGGCCAATATTACCGGTAATGCACTTATTCGCTTATATGGCGGTTCGCCAGACAGTTCTCCCTTAAAAGGTACCGAAAAAAAACCCGCGTTGATTGTGGCTGACCGCTCGGCACTTAACAAATTATTCGCTAACAGCGAAAGCCTGCTCCAAAATGTGAATTTGTTTGTCCAGAACATCAATAGTATGTTCTCTGAAGAAAATACCCAGCGCGTGGCGGCAACATTAAGTAACGTAGAATCTATCACAACGGCACTGGCCGCTCGAGAAGATGATTTACAGGGTATAGCGGAAGGCTTGCACCAGACCATTGAAGAGTCGCGCAAGAGCATGGCCGCATTCACACGCTTTGCAGACCAAGGCCAGCAGTTGCTCGATAGGCACGGTGACGAAACCTTTATTGAGATGCAAAAAACGCTTCAGGCAATGCAAAAAGGGAGCAAAGAGCTGACTCGTATTATGAATGAGAATGAAGAATCGTTGGAAGAAAGCGTCCGTGGATTGAAGGAAGTTGGACCGGCGGCGCAGGAATTGCAACGAACCTTACGTGTTATTAATCGCATTGCGGAGCGACTAGAAGAAGAGCCTGGGTCATTTCTACTGAGGCGTGGACAAGTCGAGGAGGTTGAGAAATGA
- a CDS encoding ABC-type transport auxiliary lipoprotein family protein — protein sequence MKLYLRHVMLSLIITSLGACSVLPEAEQIQIYHLPIDGSLKTISEPRLNTALSVAEPDTLRSLNTSRISEFSNGQIQRYYAGARWADRAPTLVQQSMMQTLQSTDLFSQVVNEENDLTADYLIHSNLRAFQIEDSEAGEKAHVILHVTLVSQLDRQVLGSTLLAEQVPVAGSSMQDATAALGEAMDNINTALSEWIYMLLKPKSD from the coding sequence ATGAAATTGTACCTGAGGCACGTCATGCTGAGCCTTATAATTACTTCATTAGGAGCATGTTCGGTGCTACCCGAAGCCGAGCAAATTCAAATCTATCATTTACCAATTGATGGTTCTCTAAAAACGATATCAGAACCAAGACTAAACACGGCGCTAAGTGTAGCGGAACCAGACACGCTACGTTCGCTCAATACCTCGCGTATTAGTGAATTCAGTAATGGTCAGATCCAACGATACTACGCCGGAGCGCGCTGGGCCGATCGAGCACCAACCCTGGTGCAGCAAAGTATGATGCAAACCCTGCAAAGTACTGACTTGTTTTCGCAGGTAGTAAATGAAGAAAATGACTTGACCGCTGATTATCTTATTCACAGCAACCTGCGAGCTTTTCAAATAGAAGATTCCGAAGCAGGTGAGAAAGCTCACGTAATCTTACATGTCACTCTGGTTAGCCAACTTGATCGACAAGTATTAGGAAGTACATTATTAGCAGAACAAGTTCCAGTAGCCGGCTCTTCAATGCAAGACGCCACCGCGGCCCTGGGTGAAGCTATGGATAACATAAACACCGCACTGTCTGAGTGGATCTATATGCTTCTTAAACCGAAATCGGACTAA